Genomic DNA from Filimonas effusa:
TGGCGGAATGTTCAATGGTAACTGGAAACTGGATGGTTCCGTTTTCAATGGCTCCCCTTCTCCTGTGACTTCCTGTTCCAACGCTCTTTTACCAGCACTTTTTTTATTTTTTTCTTTAAATATTTTGGGGCTATTCATAGACTTCCGCATTAGGTAGTTCCGGCCATAATAAGTTTCATTACACAAAGAAAAAAATCATACCATGCGAATTATCACCGGGAATAGTTTTTTCTGCATTCTTTTAAAAAACTTACATTATGCGATTCATACCTACAAAGATCCATGGCATATTGGATTACATTATGGGCGTCATCCTGGTAACACCCTGGATCTCTTATTACGAAGGTGTTCCAAAGCTACTGCCTTCGTTGGCAGGTTTATTCATTCTCGTCTATAGTCTTATTACTGATTATGAATTGGGTTTTGTTAAACTAATATCAATGAAAACCCACCTGGTATTCGATTTCATTATCGGTGCACTGCTGATTGTATCACCATGGCTCTTTAACTTCTCCGACGCTCTTATCGCGCCATTTGTAATTGCAGGATCAGTAACCCTGGTGGTAACATTGCTTACCAAACCCAAACCCTCCGATAAACCAACAGAAGCCCAGGCAAACCATTCCCGTGAAATGAAAGGCGCCAATATCCGGTAAACATGATTGAAACTTGTATTCAATCCGGGAACAGTGAAGTTGATGAACAAAAAAGCATTCCTTTGCACCTATAAAGCAAGCAGTGTATGCCATCAAACCGCATCCCGGATAATATCTGGAACTTCATCAGCCAGCAGCATGTAGTAGCTGTAACAGCATCAGCTGCAGGAGAGCTATGGAGTGCATGCCTCTTTTACGCCCCTCACAACAAAACGCAAACGTTATATGTATTAACGGAAGAAACAACCCGCCATGCCCGGTTGATGCTTGAAAATAACATCATCAGCGGCACCATTCATAATAACACCCGCGAAGCAAAACAAATTCAGGGTATACAGTTCAAAGGCTTCATTACCAAGCTGAACGATCCTGAAATGTTTGCTGCCCGTGAATACTATCAGCAACAGTTCCGCATTGCTTCATCACTGCCACCACACCCGGTTTGGAAAATAACCATGACGGAGATCAAATTCACTGATAACACAGAAACTTTCGGTAGTAAATATTACTGGAACCCGGAGTAAATAAAAAAGGCGGCACAATTGATGCCGCCTTTCAGGGGATAAGTTATTATTTGCTGGCTTCATTCAATTGCGCCAGATCCTGGTCGTCTAACACCAGTTCCGTAGCAGCAAATAAAGCCTGAAGTTGCTCCGTGCTTGTAGCGCTAACGATGGGAGCCCCTATATTAGGCTGAGCCAGTAACCATGCCAATGCCACACTGGTAAGTGCAGCCTCATGCTTCGCAGCTACCGCATCCAGTGCATTTAAAACGCCCAGTCCTTTTTCATTGAGATATTTTTTTGAAGCACCGCCACGTTTGCTTTTACCAAGATCTTCTATAGAACGGTATTTCCCCGACAGGAAACCCGAAGCAAGCGACCAGTAAGGAAATACGGTCAGATTATACTTTGCGGCCAGCGGCGCGTACTCCAATTCATATTTAGCGCGCTCTACCAGGTTGTAATGTGGCTGCAAAGCCTGGTACCTGGGTAAACCCTCCTTTTCAGCCAGCTCTATCGACGCTGTAAGCCTCGCAGGAGATAAATTGGAAGCCGCAACATAACGCACCTTACCCGCTTTGATAATTTCGTCATAAGCCGATAAGGTTTCCTCTACAGGCGTTTTCTCATCATCAAAATGGGTATAATATAGGTCTATATGATCTGTTTGCAGCCGTTTCAACGACTCATCTACAGTTTTCAGTATATGCGCCTTGCTTGTATCTATGGGATGCAGCCCGGTTTCTCCGCCAACTTTGGTAGCCAGCACAATTTTATCACGATTCCCCCTTGACTTCATCCAGTTTCCGATGATTGTTTCCGATTGTCCTCCCCCTTTCCCTTCTACCCAATAGGAATACATATCGGCAGTATCAATAAAATTAAAACCGCCCGCAACAAAAGCATCCAGGATCTCAAAAGACTGCTCCTGGTTCAACGTCCAGCCAAAAACATTCCCGCCAAAATTAATGCGGCCTACTTCCAGATCAGTTTGTCCGATTTTCACC
This window encodes:
- a CDS encoding SPW repeat domain-containing protein — translated: MRFIPTKIHGILDYIMGVILVTPWISYYEGVPKLLPSLAGLFILVYSLITDYELGFVKLISMKTHLVFDFIIGALLIVSPWLFNFSDALIAPFVIAGSVTLVVTLLTKPKPSDKPTEAQANHSREMKGANIR
- a CDS encoding PNPOx family protein produces the protein MPSNRIPDNIWNFISQQHVVAVTASAAGELWSACLFYAPHNKTQTLYVLTEETTRHARLMLENNIISGTIHNNTREAKQIQGIQFKGFITKLNDPEMFAAREYYQQQFRIASSLPPHPVWKITMTEIKFTDNTETFGSKYYWNPE
- a CDS encoding aldo/keto reductase; this translates as MKKVKIGQTDLEVGRINFGGNVFGWTLNQEQSFEILDAFVAGGFNFIDTADMYSYWVEGKGGGQSETIIGNWMKSRGNRDKIVLATKVGGETGLHPIDTSKAHILKTVDESLKRLQTDHIDLYYTHFDDEKTPVEETLSAYDEIIKAGKVRYVAASNLSPARLTASIELAEKEGLPRYQALQPHYNLVERAKYELEYAPLAAKYNLTVFPYWSLASGFLSGKYRSIEDLGKSKRGGASKKYLNEKGLGVLNALDAVAAKHEAALTSVALAWLLAQPNIGAPIVSATSTEQLQALFAATELVLDDQDLAQLNEASK